The segment GGTCGGGCGCCGTTCCATAGTTCTCTCGCTGATATCCAAAGAAACAGCCGGCTCGACACGGCGCCAATCAGAGGGGCATGCAATGGAAAACGGGAAGAGCAAAATCCAGTCGAAACGCGAAGGACTTTCGCGGCGCAATGTGCTGGAACTCGGCGCGCTCGGCCTGGCGGCAGCCATGCTGCCGGGCCAGGCCCTGGCACAGGACAAGAAGCTGAAGGTGGCGGCGATCTTCGCCACGCCGACCGAGGAGCCATGGGTCCACCAGATCCATGTCGCGCTGCAGAGGGCCGAGAAGGAACTCGGCATCGAATACAAATGGTCGGAGAAGGTGCAGTCGGCCGATTTCAGCCGTGTCATGCGCGAATACGCGCAAGGCGGCTATGAGCTGGTGCTCGGCGACGCTTTTGCGGCCGAGCGCGAATCCCGCCGCACCGCCAAGCAATTTCCGAAGGTCGCCTTCCTGTTCGGCTCCGGCGCCGGGCCGGCCGAGCCGAATTTCGCCGTCTTCGACAACTGGATCCACGAGCCGGCCTATCTCTCCGGCCTGATCGCCGGAAAGATGTCGAAATCAGGCACGATCGGCGCCGTTGCGGCGATGGGCATTCCGGAAGTGAATCGGCTGGTCAATGCCTTCTTTGCCGGCGCCCGGGAGGTCAATCCTGACATCAGGAGGAAGGTCGCTTTCATCGGCTCTTTCTTCGACCCGCCAAAGGCCAAGGAAGCGGCAATCGCCCAGATCGACGCCGGCGTCGACGTGATC is part of the Mesorhizobium sp. L-2-11 genome and harbors:
- a CDS encoding BMP family protein is translated as MENGKSKIQSKREGLSRRNVLELGALGLAAAMLPGQALAQDKKLKVAAIFATPTEEPWVHQIHVALQRAEKELGIEYKWSEKVQSADFSRVMREYAQGGYELVLGDAFAAERESRRTAKQFPKVAFLFGSGAGPAEPNFAVFDNWIHEPAYLSGLIAGKMSKSGTIGAVAAMGIPEVNRLVNAFFAGAREVNPDIRRKVAFIGSFFDPPKAKEAAIAQIDAGVDVIYAERFGVIEAAVERKILAISNMSDQSSLGPDTVITGPVWDMYPTVEHAIKLVKAGVFTAQDYGDFSRMAKGGSFLAPYHKFDKTLPADVKELVEKKKAEILEGNFRVVVDENTPVSD